One Phalacrocorax aristotelis chromosome Z, bGulAri2.1, whole genome shotgun sequence DNA window includes the following coding sequences:
- the CCNO gene encoding cyclin-O produces the protein MELELRPKPSRELQCSQGETARVPAPIRRLCSVCSPCTAGGRDSSRRRSLKPQPPRRATAAALPSEKAFQSPLYRGGKCRDSAGLLANSVPVWPGRGLRFGDGAAGGAGRRWHRGGVAPDPPRPTKIRRHDQARSRCRRSGEVTATRGGPDTGPGTGPGPGPGTGPGPVTPRRRQNLDGYPGCWSQRSAWRRRRPTARTAMASPEELQVFRDYGESWYRFRKGLESRFQPREPLAQQPQVTAEARCKLVSWLIPVYRHFGISFEALCLAVNIIDRFLSTTPIAADCFQLLGVTALLIACKQVEVHPPSMKELLTLCCNAFSRHQLRNLECLVLRRLGFELAAPTVSFFLEHFSQLRLEARGADAGEAADARSLAGGMAELSLADYAFVKYAPSLLAAGSLGLADCLLRHRRPLDLRISGYPQWLLRHCMTHLRLLVSLNGQSLHLLLPPEVIQKCRCLWSSR, from the exons ATGGAACTGGAACTGAGACCCAAACCATCCAGAGAGCTCCAGTGTTCCCA AGGCGAAACAGCACGAGTCCCAGCACCGATACGGCGCTTGTGCTCAGTTTGCTCTCCGTGCACTGCCGGAGGGAGGGACAGTTCTCGGCGCCGGTCTCTGAAGCCGCAGCCTCCCCGGCGAGCCACCGCGGCCGCCCTGCCCAGTGAGAAGGCCTTCCAGTCGCCTCTTTACCGCGGTGGAAAGTGCCGAGACAGCGCTGGGCTCCTTGCAAACTCGGTTCCAGTTTGGCCCGGCCGCGGACTTCGTTTTGGAGACGGCGctgcgggcggggcggggcggcgaTGGCACCGGGGCGGGGTGGCACCGGACCCACCCCGTCCCACAAAAATCCGCCGCCACGACCAGGCGCGGAGTCGGTGCCGCCGCTCCGGCGAGGTGACGGCGACGAGAGGCGGCCCCGACACCGGCCCCGgcaccggccccggccccggccccggcaccggccccggccccgtcaccccgcggcggcggcagaACCTCGACGGCTACCCCGGCTGCTGGTCGCAGCGCTCtgcatggcggcggcggcgcccgaCGGCACGGACAGCGATGGCGAGTCCGGAGGAGCTGCAAGTTTTCCGGGACTACGGGGAGAGCTGGTACCGCTTTCGGAAGGGGCTGGAGAGCCGTTTCCAGCCGCGGGAGCCGCTCGCCCAGCAGCCGcag GTGACGGCGGAGGCACGCTGCAAGCTGGTCAGCTGGCTCATTCCCGTATACCGGCACTTCGGTATCTCATTCGAAGCGCTCTGTTTGGCCGTCAATATCATCGATCGCTTCCTTTCTACCACGCCGATCGCCGCCGACTGCTTTCAGCTGCTTGGAGTAACGGCGCTTCTCATAGCGTGCAAGCAG GTGGAGGTGCATCCTCCCAGCATGAAAGAATTGCTGACCTTGTGCTGCAACGCGTTCAGTCGTCACCAGCTTCGCAACTTGGAATGCCTCGTTTTGCGCCGCCTGGGCTTCGAGCTCGCAGCGCCTACCGTCAGCTTCTTTCTAGAGCATTTCAGTCAGCTGCGGCTGGAGGCGCGAGGTGCCGATGCTGGAGAAGCTGCAGACGCCCGCAGCCTGGCTGGAGGCATGGCGGAGCTCAGCCTGGCCGACTACGCCTTCGTCAAGTATGCCCCGTCCTTGTTGGCCGCCGGCAGCCTAGGGCTGGCAGATTGCCTGCTGCGCCACCGCCGTCCCCTGGACCTGAGGATCAGTGGCTACCCGCAGTGGCTCCTGAGGCACTGTATGACTCACCTCCGTCTCCTGGTGTCTCTGAACGGGCAGTCGCTAcacctccttcttcccccagaggtgATCCAGAAATGTCGGTGTTTGTGGAGCAGCCGCTAG